The following coding sequences lie in one Notolabrus celidotus isolate fNotCel1 chromosome 20, fNotCel1.pri, whole genome shotgun sequence genomic window:
- the LOC117831952 gene encoding G-protein coupled receptor family C group 5 member C-like yields the protein MDTTGPPKGCGTNIGFIFYNLCDLTTVWGVVVEALAAAGVVTSFVLFIILMSSLPFVTNKKRKAMVALQGGILVCTLGLFGLTFAFIVGRYSAGCAARRFLFGVLFSGCLSCLMMHGLWLALLQRGRGPKCWMFCLGALGLWLVEVIINTEWLITTVVRSPAGVEAVPELSCSFANLDFVMALIYVMVLLVAVVVMPVFTLIHQQKQWRRDGAFILVTGLFTLAIWVTWIVMFLYGNQAVGSPSWDDPTMAVALVSNAWVFLFFYTIPEISLLTKEDFDQEPLDDGDHVYPTRSLVYDNILKDPETRPHNMYIENKAFSMDEPTVSIRPESPYGSYNGQLRSCVYQPTEIALMAKGLTRMDQEVIIPRARAPSLNPGSVSSLARSHMSLPS from the exons ATGGATACAACCGGCCCTCCAAAAGGCTGTGGCACCAATATCGGCTTTATATTCTACAACCTTTGTGACCTGACCACAGTGTGGGGGGTAGTTGTGGAGGCCCTAGCTGCTGCTGGAGTTGTGACCTCCTTTGTactcttcatcatcctcatgTCCAGCTTACCATTTGTGACAAACAAGAAGAGGAAGGCAATGGTGGCCCTGCAAGGAGGCATTCTGGTCTGTACCTTGGGACTCTTTGGACTCACTTTTGCCTTCATTGTGGGTCGATACTCCGCCGGCTGTGCTGCACGGAGGTTTCTCTTCGGAGTTTTGTTCTCAGGCTGTCTGTCCTGCCTGATGATGCACGGATTGTGGctggctctgctgcagagaggcCGGGGGCCCAAATGCTGGATGTTCTGCCTGGGCGCGCTCGGTCTGTGGCTGGTGGAAGTGATCATCAACACTGAGTGGCTTATCACCACTGTAGTCAGGAGTCCAGCTGGAGTTGAAGCTGTCCCTGAGCTGTCCTGCAGCTTTGCTAACCTGGACTTTGTGATGGCTCTGATCTATGTCATGGTCCTTCTGGTCGCTGTGGTGGTGATGCCGGTGTTCACACTGATACACCAGCAGAAGCAGTGGCGTCGAGATGGAGCTTTCATCCTGGTCACTGGGCTCTTCACCCTAGCCATCTGGGTGACTTGGATTGTCATGTTCCTCTATGGAAATCAAGCAGTTGGAAGTCCCAGCTGGGATGATCCGACTATGGCTGTAGCTTTGGTGTCAAATGCCTGGGTGTTCCTCTTCTTCTATACCATCCCAGAAATCAGCTTACTGACCAAGGAGGACTTCGACCAGGAGCCACTAGACGATGGAGATCATGTTTATCCCACCAGGAGCTTGGTTTATGACAACATCCTGAAGGATCCAGAAACACGCCCACACAACATGTACATAGAAAATAAAGCCTTCTCTATGGATGAGCCTACAG TCTCCATAAGGCCAGAGTCCCCATACGGTTCTTACAATGGTCAGCTGCGAAGTTGTGTGTACCAGCCTACCGAAATAGCACTGATGGCCAAGGGTCTAACAagg ATGGACCAAGAGGTGATCATCCCAAGAGCCAGAGCCCCGTCTTTGAATCCTGGGAGTGTCAGCTCCCTGGCTCGTTCACACATGTCCTTACCTTCTTAA
- the LOC117832626 gene encoding tetraspanin-10 — MKKYLWMKRIRLPWSKKDTTPNESSPLIPKAGSDIEDSGDLGNFAVECREAGPNCGQDLSKPGFASVRPRYGYTFIDYFLKYALFLCNLLFTVVGLLVLGVGMWGLVSKESFAQEKIGSIGSDPMLLIVAMGFLLTLLCLSGCVGAIRENCTLLRLFSAAVLVLITAQVLATIVAYSLQDQIGSYLQSGMTTAMVRYQDDLDLRFIMDEIQSNLQCCGADDYRDWEINIYYNCSAPGILACGVPATCCVDPLENGTVWNSQCGVGAQLLDEFTAQSVIFLGGCLGGISRWIELHMGLIGTVAIALLGIQIMTLFITTRLLDSIYWHKLYSNIG; from the exons atgaaaaaatatttgtggATGAAAAGAATTCGTTTGCCGTGGTCAAAGAAGGACACAACACCAAATGAGTCCAGTCCACTTATACCAAAG GCAGGCTCTGACATAGAAGATTCTGGGGACCTTGGCAACTTTGCCGTTGAATGTCGTGAAGCAGGGCCAAACTGTGGACAGGACCTCAGCAAACCTGGGTTTGCAAGTGTCCGGCCCCGCTATGGTTACACTTTCATAGACTATTTCTTAAAATATGCCCTGTTCCTATGCAATCTGTTGTTCACTGTTGTGGGCCTTTTGGTTCTCGGTGTGGGGATGTGGGGCCTTGTCAGCAAAGAGTCGTTTGCCCAGGAGAAGATCGGAAGTATCGGCAGTGATCCAATGCTGCTTATTGTGGCTATGGGCTTTCTGCTTACTCTGCTCTGCCTGTCAGGCTGTGTGGGAGCCATAAGAGAGAACTGCACCTTACTGAGGCTGTTCTCTGCAGCAGTGCTGGTGCTCATTACAGCCCAGGTGCTGGCCACCATTGTGGCCTACAGTTTGCAAGATCAGATTGGAAGCTACCTGCAGTCAGGGATGACAACAGCAATGGTGCGCTACCAAGATGATCTGGATCTGAGGTTCATCATGGACGAGATTCAGTCAAATCTGCAGTGCTGTGGGGCAGATGACTATCGTGACTGGGAGATAAACAT ATATTACAACTGCTCAGCTCCAGGAATTCTGGCTTGTGGCGTCCCTGCAACATGCTGTGTGGACCCTCTAGAAAATGGCACAGTTTGGAACTCTCAGTGTGGTGTAGGAGCCCAGCTTCTGGATGAGTTCACTGCCCAGAGCGTGATCTTCCTGGGTGGCTGTCTGGGGGGAATCTCACGCTGGATTGAGCTGCACATGGGTCTGATAGGAACTGTAGCGATCGCCTTACTAGGGATCCAAATCATGACTCTGTTTATCACCACTCGCCTGTTAGACAGCATCTACTGGCATAAACTGTACAGCAACATAGGTTGA
- the ccdc137 gene encoding coiled-coil domain-containing protein 137, with amino-acid sequence MGKNKKSKSNESGKQAVKAGQRPSDKKPKRDGKPNQAKEDHLKHIPFRLREIMKSKDRMKSGPNRVQKLQKAVSHKGKPGDSQGGDIPVPHFKRGKRESVKAYLRRMDNETKHVLFLTKNQVERKPELEEEKQEKPADKGKSEKKKEYDKIRVQRLHQKKLNKQEDLMEKEMFIDDIPFGEVSMAPPSFSAKPKKAPIKAQASKQLLLHSLLGNSTASTAKPSMARQRIMEEERLRAVEAYRHLKKQRQLQQEAKTANLEKLKNLK; translated from the exons ATgggaaagaataaaaagagcaAATCCAACGAGTCGGGAAAACAAGCAGTGAAGGCCGGACAACGTCCAAG TGACAAGAAGCCCAAACGCGATGGAAAACCTAACCAAGCCAAAGAGGATCACCTCAAGCACATCCCGTTCAGACTCCGAGAGATCATGAAGAGCAAGGACAGGATGAAATCTGGACCCAACAGAGTTCAAAAGCTACAGAAAG CTGTTTCCCACAAAGGTAAACCCGGGGATTCCCAGGGTGGAGATATACCTGTCCCACACTTCAAAAGGGGAAAGCGGGAAAGTGTGAAAGCATACCTGAGGCGCATGGATAATGAGACAAAACACGTCCTCTTCCTCACCAAGAACCAAGTGGAGAGGAAGCCTGAGTtggaagaagagaaacaagaaaagCCCGCAGACAAGGGCAAGtctgagaaaaagaagga GTATGATAAAATCAGAGTACAgaggcttcaccagaagaagttGAACAAACAAGAGGACCTCATGGAAAAAGAGATGTTCATAG atGATATTCCATTTGGTGAAGTTTCAATGGCCCCACCTTCTTTCAGCGCCAAACCCAAGAAAGCTCCAATCAAAGCTCAG GCATCAAAGCAGCTGCTTCTTCACTCACTCTTGGGCAACAGCACAGCATCTACAGCCAAGCCCTCCATGGCCCGTCAGAGAATCATGGAGGAAGAGAGGCTGCGAGCAGTGGAGGCCTACCGTCATCTtaagaaacagagacagctaCAGCAAGAAGCCAAGACTGCCAACCtggaaaaactcaaaaatctaaagtga
- the LOC117832531 gene encoding retinal rod rhodopsin-sensitive cGMP 3',5'-cyclic phosphodiesterase subunit gamma-like — protein sequence MNLDVAKPEAKASSKALPRVTGPGSGPPKFKQRSSRQFKSKPPKRGVIGFGEEIPGMEGLGTDITVICPWEAYSHLELHELAQYGII from the exons ATGAATTTGGATGTGGCCAAACCAGAAGCAAAGGCTAGCAGCAAAGCCCTGCCACGAGTCACCGGCCCAGGATCTGGTCCACCCAAGTTCAAACAGAGGAGCAGCCGCCAGTTCAAGAGCAAACCTCCCAAGAGGGGAGTGATTGG ATTTGGAGAGGAGATCCCAGGGATGGAAGGCCTTGGAACAG aTATTACTGTCATCTGCCCATGGGAAGCATACAGCCATCTAGAGCTACATGAACTGGCTCAATATGGAATCATCTGA